A region from the Stygiolobus caldivivus genome encodes:
- the spn gene encoding bifunctional sugar-1-phosphate nucleotidylyltransferase/acetyltransferase, which translates to MKAVILAAGKGERLEPITHTRPKPFIPVLNKPLIVDIIEEIRKYVDDVVVVISPQHKDYFMKNLNNVSFVCQKEGKGTGAALKTVSSVIKEDFLLIYGDIFLGNKSIISELLREKNAILGVEVKNPKDYGVLVTNNGNLSKIIEKPDNPPSNIINGGIYKLEPDIFTFLDKISNSERGELELTDAITLMAKEKDVRVIRYRDFWLDIGKPWNLLDVNKWVLDNLSSSSNYGKVEDGVKIKGKVIIERDVEIKSGTYIEGPVYIGKGSIIGPNSYIRPYTVLVENNKVGNAVEIKESILMEGTKVPHLSYVGDSILSEDVNFGAGTLIANLRFDENEVKVNIKGRKIGSGRKKLGAIVGGHVRTGINVTILPGIKIGAYARIYPGAVVNRDVGYGEFFKP; encoded by the coding sequence ATGAAAGCTGTAATATTGGCTGCAGGAAAAGGAGAAAGATTAGAACCGATTACCCACACTCGTCCTAAACCGTTTATACCAGTCTTAAATAAACCTTTAATCGTAGATATTATAGAAGAGATACGAAAATACGTAGACGATGTAGTAGTCGTGATAAGCCCTCAACATAAGGATTATTTTATGAAAAATTTAAACAATGTTTCTTTTGTCTGTCAAAAAGAAGGGAAAGGTACTGGTGCAGCATTAAAAACTGTTTCATCTGTCATTAAAGAAGATTTTCTATTAATTTACGGAGATATATTTTTAGGTAATAAGTCTATAATTTCTGAGTTATTACGTGAAAAAAATGCAATTTTAGGTGTAGAAGTTAAGAATCCTAAGGATTACGGAGTCCTAGTAACAAATAACGGGAACCTCTCTAAAATTATAGAAAAGCCAGACAATCCTCCCTCTAATATTATCAACGGGGGTATCTACAAATTAGAACCAGATATTTTCACATTTTTAGATAAAATAAGTAATTCTGAGAGGGGAGAGCTAGAGCTTACAGATGCTATTACCCTTATGGCAAAAGAAAAAGATGTGAGAGTGATTAGATATCGAGATTTTTGGTTAGATATAGGTAAACCGTGGAATTTACTAGATGTAAACAAATGGGTATTAGATAATTTATCGTCTAGCTCGAATTATGGCAAAGTAGAAGACGGAGTAAAGATTAAAGGGAAGGTAATAATTGAACGAGACGTAGAGATAAAATCGGGAACATATATAGAAGGTCCTGTATATATAGGAAAAGGGAGCATTATTGGTCCTAATTCATATATAAGGCCATATACTGTTCTAGTTGAAAATAATAAGGTTGGTAATGCAGTGGAGATAAAAGAGAGTATTTTAATGGAAGGCACTAAAGTTCCTCATTTGAGTTATGTGGGCGATTCTATTCTCTCGGAGGATGTAAATTTTGGAGCGGGGACACTAATAGCTAATTTACGTTTTGATGAGAATGAAGTAAAAGTAAATATTAAAGGTAGAAAAATAGGCAGTGGAAGAAAGAAGCTAGGTGCAATCGTCGGAGGGCATGTAAGGACTGGTATAAATGTGACTATCCTACCTGGAATTAAGATAGGAGCTTACGCAAGGATATACCCTGGCGCTGTCGTTAATAGGGACGTTGGTTATGGGGAATTTTTTAAGCCTTAG
- the rrp42 gene encoding exosome complex protein Rrp42, giving the protein MSVTPSNQNIVPIVKKESILASLERGVRTDGRKLNEYRRLSITLGYAKKAEGSALVKLGDTTVLAGVKLEEEEPFPDTPNQGNLVVNVELLPLAYETFEPGPPDENAIELARVVDRSLRDSKAVDLSKLVIVPGKRVWTAWVDVYVLNYDGNILDACTLAAVAALYNTKLPKIEGDGDNIHVVREEKTDIIPINYPVVTVTTAKIGNHIIVDPNIDEESIADVKLSISYTRDNRIVGMQKNFSGNLTLQDVDMMENISRSAAQYLFEELKKYLNF; this is encoded by the coding sequence ATGTCTGTTACACCGTCTAATCAAAACATTGTACCTATTGTTAAAAAAGAGAGTATATTAGCGTCATTAGAAAGGGGAGTTAGGACTGACGGTAGGAAACTAAATGAGTATAGGCGACTATCAATTACTTTAGGATATGCTAAAAAAGCAGAAGGCTCGGCACTAGTTAAACTGGGAGATACTACCGTACTAGCGGGTGTAAAGTTAGAAGAGGAAGAGCCTTTTCCTGATACGCCTAATCAAGGAAACTTAGTAGTTAACGTAGAACTTTTACCGTTAGCCTATGAGACTTTTGAGCCTGGACCTCCTGACGAGAACGCAATTGAATTGGCCAGAGTAGTAGATAGAAGTCTAAGGGATTCAAAAGCTGTAGATTTATCTAAATTAGTGATAGTTCCGGGCAAAAGAGTATGGACAGCATGGGTTGATGTATACGTTCTTAATTACGATGGAAATATACTTGATGCTTGTACTTTAGCTGCAGTTGCCGCACTATACAATACGAAATTACCTAAAATAGAAGGGGATGGCGATAATATTCATGTTGTAAGAGAAGAGAAGACAGATATTATACCCATAAATTATCCGGTAGTTACTGTCACTACAGCTAAGATAGGTAACCACATTATAGTGGATCCTAATATAGATGAAGAAAGTATAGCTGATGTAAAACTTTCTATATCATATACTAGGGATAACAGAATAGTTGGAATGCAGAAAAACTTTAGTGGAAACCTAACATTGCAAGACGTAGATATGATGGAAAACATTAGTAGGTCTGCCGCTCAGTATTTATTCGAAGAACTTAAAAAGTATCTTAACTTTTAA
- a CDS encoding 50S ribosomal protein L15e, with protein MASSMYSYIESTWQKEDWKRNVLRKRLIEWRKSEAVVRIEKPSRLNRARAIGYKAKQGFVVVRVRVRRGGMNKPRPNSGRRPKRMGVYGYSPSKGYRWIAEERAARKFPNLEVLGSYYVGEDGLYKYYEIIMVDPSHPVIKADPNLKWLQDSANRRRVFRGLTSAGKKARGLRKSRGLKGTIAHKWKKKEKERELKRRHEGSKYYRLQNFDKIPGK; from the coding sequence ATGGCATCATCAATGTATAGTTACATCGAGAGCACGTGGCAAAAGGAGGACTGGAAAAGGAACGTGTTGAGGAAAAGGCTCATTGAATGGAGAAAAAGTGAAGCTGTAGTTAGAATTGAAAAGCCGAGTAGGCTGAACAGAGCTAGAGCAATAGGATATAAGGCTAAACAAGGATTTGTAGTAGTACGAGTTAGGGTTAGAAGGGGAGGTATGAATAAACCTAGACCTAATAGCGGTAGAAGACCTAAGAGAATGGGTGTTTATGGTTATTCACCGTCCAAAGGATATAGGTGGATAGCTGAAGAGAGGGCAGCAAGGAAGTTCCCTAACTTAGAAGTCTTGGGAAGTTACTATGTAGGTGAAGATGGTCTATATAAGTACTACGAAATTATTATGGTAGATCCTTCTCATCCAGTTATCAAGGCAGATCCTAATTTAAAGTGGTTACAAGACTCCGCTAATAGGAGAAGAGTATTTAGAGGGCTAACAAGTGCTGGAAAGAAAGCTAGAGGACTGAGAAAGAGCAGAGGTCTTAAAGGCACAATAGCACATAAGTGGAAGAAGAAAGAAAAAGAAAGAGAATTAAAGAGAAGGCATGAAGGTTCAAAGTACTATAGGTTACAGAATTTTGACAAAATACCTGGGAAATGA
- a CDS encoding ribosome assembly factor SBDS, with translation MTKKEEMVIAKYEHGGERFEILVRPKEAMDLRNGKSVSLSDIVVSDTIYKDVKKGLKASPSSLKKVFGTTDFEEIARQIILKGEIPLTAEQRKEILENKRKQVIDYIARNAIDPKTNLPIPRTRIEMAMEQAKVQIDPNKDVEGQALQVVREIAKVIPIKIAKALIEIKVDPKYSSKVKSQLHNLGEVKKSNWLGDGTLIAEIEIPAGAQQEVIDKLNSLTKGEVEVKIMQVK, from the coding sequence ATGACAAAGAAAGAAGAAATGGTTATTGCTAAGTACGAGCACGGAGGAGAGCGATTTGAAATTTTAGTAAGACCTAAAGAAGCTATGGATTTAAGGAACGGAAAAAGCGTAAGTTTGTCTGATATAGTTGTCTCTGATACAATATATAAGGATGTAAAAAAAGGTTTAAAAGCATCGCCTTCTTCTCTGAAGAAAGTCTTTGGGACTACAGATTTCGAAGAAATAGCAAGACAAATTATATTAAAGGGTGAGATCCCTCTTACAGCAGAACAAAGAAAGGAAATTTTGGAAAATAAAAGGAAGCAAGTAATAGACTATATTGCCAGAAATGCTATAGACCCAAAAACTAATTTACCAATCCCCAGAACTAGAATAGAAATGGCAATGGAACAAGCTAAGGTGCAGATCGATCCTAATAAAGACGTAGAAGGACAAGCTCTTCAGGTGGTAAGAGAGATTGCTAAAGTTATCCCTATAAAAATTGCTAAGGCGTTGATTGAAATAAAGGTGGATCCGAAGTACAGTTCTAAGGTTAAATCGCAGTTACATAACTTAGGAGAGGTAAAGAAATCTAATTGGTTAGGAGACGGGACGTTAATTGCTGAGATAGAAATTCCAGCTGGAGCACAACAGGAAGTGATAGATAAGCTTAATTCCCTAACTAAAGGAGAAGTCGAAGTTAAGATTATGCAGGTGAAGTAA
- a CDS encoding RNA-binding domain-containing protein has protein sequence MKVAFISISVFCHETEDRNKILSSLESFFSLNNAEVKDSIVQGHYGNKIEIIEYKMKGKEAQNIFEKVLSSLDKVDLILLVSTLQSRTDKGKLHLRIDKQRLIEENKIFLRDGDDVVKLIVSFRNFRNSNEIIEELKNLASRDMRENV, from the coding sequence ATGAAGGTAGCTTTTATTTCAATTTCAGTATTCTGTCACGAAACAGAAGATAGAAATAAAATTCTAAGTTCATTAGAGTCCTTTTTCTCCCTAAATAACGCAGAAGTTAAAGATAGTATAGTTCAAGGCCATTACGGTAATAAAATCGAAATAATAGAGTATAAAATGAAGGGGAAAGAGGCACAAAACATATTTGAGAAAGTACTAAGTTCATTAGATAAGGTAGATCTAATTTTATTAGTATCGACCTTACAGTCAAGAACCGATAAGGGAAAGTTACACCTAAGAATTGACAAGCAAAGATTAATAGAAGAAAATAAGATTTTCCTAAGAGATGGGGATGATGTAGTAAAACTAATAGTGTCGTTTAGAAACTTCAGAAATTCCAACGAAATAATAGAAGAGTTGAAGAACCTTGCTAGTAGAGACATGCGTGAAAACGTCTAG
- the rrp4 gene encoding exosome complex RNA-binding protein Rrp4 has protein sequence MVENAAPKIFYQDRSIVTPGDLIAEGDLQVSWSPYFYKIGNKYYSAITGLLSVKEGNVFEVIPLEGQHYYPRIGDTVLGLIEDIEIYGWVADIKSFYSAYLPASSLLGRAITPGEDLRRFLNIGDYVIAKVEAFDRTINPVLTVKGKGLGRVSSGVVVEISPAKVPRVIGKNKSMLEVLTSETGCDVQVAQNGRILIKCANSLSEEALVSAINIIQSESHIKGLTERIRAYLREKLGGSRNDASAEAKANT, from the coding sequence GTGGTCGAAAATGCGGCTCCAAAAATTTTCTACCAAGATAGATCTATTGTGACACCAGGAGATTTAATCGCAGAGGGTGACTTACAAGTATCATGGTCTCCTTATTTTTACAAGATAGGGAATAAGTATTATTCAGCGATAACAGGCCTTTTAAGTGTTAAGGAAGGAAATGTATTTGAAGTTATCCCATTAGAAGGACAGCATTACTATCCTAGAATAGGAGATACGGTGTTAGGACTGATAGAAGACATAGAAATTTATGGATGGGTTGCTGATATCAAATCATTTTATTCAGCTTATCTACCTGCTTCATCGTTGCTTGGAAGGGCTATAACCCCAGGTGAAGACCTAAGGCGTTTCTTGAATATAGGAGATTACGTAATAGCTAAAGTAGAGGCCTTTGATAGGACTATTAACCCGGTTCTTACTGTTAAAGGTAAAGGACTTGGTCGAGTCTCATCTGGAGTAGTGGTAGAAATATCACCAGCTAAGGTTCCAAGAGTTATCGGTAAGAATAAGAGTATGTTAGAAGTTTTAACATCAGAAACCGGTTGTGATGTTCAAGTTGCTCAAAATGGAAGGATTTTGATAAAATGTGCAAATAGCTTAAGCGAGGAAGCATTAGTTAGTGCTATTAATATAATCCAATCAGAATCTCATATAAAAGGCTTAACAGAAAGAATAAGAGCTTATTTGAGAGAGAAATTAGGTGGGAGTAGAAATGATGCAAGTGCAGAAGCCAAGGCTAATACTTGA
- a CDS encoding 50S ribosomal protein L37ae: MGKVTGIAGRFGARYGSSLRKKWKEIMEKRYKDYQCPVCKTSGKVVRVASGIWYCEKCGAKWAGLAYTPY, from the coding sequence ATGGGAAAGGTTACTGGAATAGCTGGCAGGTTCGGCGCTAGATACGGTTCTTCCCTAAGGAAGAAATGGAAGGAAATAATGGAGAAGAGGTATAAAGATTATCAGTGCCCTGTATGTAAGACTTCTGGCAAAGTAGTCAGAGTAGCTTCTGGTATTTGGTATTGTGAAAAATGTGGTGCAAAGTGGGCGGGGCTTGCCTATACCCCGTACTAG
- a CDS encoding Rpp14/Pop5 family protein: protein MMLQIFIDLIIFAWLIILSFYVLKARIIYFKKIKAKKNIRVKRYIIFEMIPKAYTQPELELAIRDAVRELGGKIWLEISNPKVILVYQNYGVISTTRAGYKAVIASLPLVKRINGEEVLLVPRRTTGSLKKAKRLIGIR from the coding sequence ATGATGCTACAAATATTTATTGATCTCATAATATTTGCTTGGCTAATAATACTCAGCTTCTATGTATTAAAGGCTAGAATTATTTATTTTAAAAAAATTAAAGCTAAGAAAAATATCAGAGTAAAGCGATATATTATATTTGAGATGATTCCCAAAGCCTATACCCAACCTGAGTTAGAGTTAGCAATTAGAGATGCAGTTAGGGAATTAGGAGGGAAGATTTGGCTGGAAATATCTAATCCTAAAGTAATTCTAGTATATCAAAATTATGGTGTAATTTCTACCACAAGAGCAGGATATAAAGCTGTAATTGCAAGTCTTCCTTTAGTAAAGAGGATAAATGGTGAGGAAGTGCTACTAGTTCCTAGAAGGACAACAGGAAGTTTAAAAAAGGCTAAAAGGCTAATAGGTATTAGATGA
- a CDS encoding redox-regulated ATPase YchF — MITVGLIGKTNVGKSTFFAASTMLEVEIANRPFVTIEPNVGIAYVKQMCVHKEFNVKCNPRNSVCINDYRFIPIKMVDVAGLIPGAHEGRGLGNKFLDDLRKADVLIHVIDASGSTDEEGIPVKPGTRDPEEDISFIEKEIEEWFYSIVSKDWQKFARTTDLSNKDPVDELLSKLSGLSINKYHIIETLRQTKLENVKLMQWSEDDLRNFSKKLREISKPIVIAANKADLPEAKQFIQKITRKYKWVIPTSAEAELALRKASKNGIIEYIPGEREFKIIKPIPQKQKDALEYIRKNVLEEFGSTGVQQTVNTAVFDALGMIVVYPVEDEKKLTDHNGNILPDAILIKKGSTPRDLALEIHSELAKGFLYAINVRNKMRVGDDYKLQNNDVIKIVSSTAKA; from the coding sequence ATGATAACTGTAGGACTGATAGGAAAAACGAACGTAGGAAAAAGCACCTTTTTTGCCGCTTCTACTATGCTAGAAGTGGAAATAGCAAATAGACCTTTTGTAACTATAGAGCCTAATGTTGGCATTGCATACGTAAAACAAATGTGCGTTCATAAAGAGTTTAACGTTAAATGTAATCCTAGAAACTCTGTATGTATCAACGATTATAGATTTATCCCAATCAAAATGGTAGACGTAGCCGGACTAATTCCAGGTGCTCATGAAGGAAGAGGATTAGGTAACAAGTTCCTCGATGATCTAAGAAAAGCAGACGTGCTAATTCACGTTATAGACGCAAGCGGAAGTACAGATGAGGAAGGAATCCCAGTAAAACCAGGTACTAGAGATCCAGAGGAAGACATAAGTTTCATCGAGAAAGAAATCGAAGAGTGGTTTTATTCTATAGTATCAAAAGATTGGCAAAAATTCGCAAGAACTACAGACTTATCGAATAAAGATCCCGTAGATGAACTACTCTCCAAACTTTCAGGGCTATCAATTAATAAATACCATATAATAGAGACTCTACGGCAAACTAAATTAGAAAACGTAAAACTAATGCAATGGAGTGAAGATGACTTACGTAATTTTAGCAAGAAGCTGAGAGAGATTTCTAAACCAATTGTGATAGCTGCTAACAAAGCTGATTTACCTGAAGCTAAGCAATTTATCCAAAAAATTACGAGAAAATATAAGTGGGTAATACCAACCAGTGCTGAGGCGGAATTAGCACTAAGGAAAGCATCAAAAAACGGGATAATAGAGTACATACCCGGTGAAAGAGAATTCAAAATAATAAAACCAATACCTCAAAAGCAAAAAGACGCCTTAGAATACATAAGGAAGAACGTACTGGAAGAATTTGGAAGCACCGGTGTTCAACAGACTGTTAATACAGCAGTTTTTGACGCTTTAGGGATGATAGTAGTCTATCCAGTAGAAGATGAGAAAAAACTAACAGATCATAATGGTAACATTTTACCCGATGCGATTCTTATCAAAAAAGGTTCTACGCCCAGAGATTTAGCTTTAGAAATACATAGTGAGCTAGCTAAAGGGTTCCTATACGCAATCAATGTAAGAAATAAGATGAGAGTGGGAGACGATTATAAGCTCCAGAACAATGACGTTATAAAAATAGTATCATCAACCGCTAAGGCTTAA
- a CDS encoding Brix domain-containing protein has protein sequence MPIPRTRVILTSSRDAPLRVRSFLNELEYVIPFSKRINRGRQNLESIIYKARLFQASYLIIIGIKKGNPSSFVVYDLYTSSIKYKLRIFGITLVNEIRNDKVKTERIKRGCIGSLDDDEIRHMFIDLGYYSLSKCDAYVSGKIVILGDRFKKLYEIKFLDYKNNILGPIIRFIYDESSN, from the coding sequence TTGCCTATACCCCGTACTAGAGTTATTCTAACATCTTCAAGAGATGCACCTTTAAGAGTAAGATCTTTTTTAAATGAGCTTGAGTACGTTATACCTTTCTCAAAGCGTATAAATAGAGGTAGACAAAACTTAGAATCAATTATCTACAAAGCTAGACTTTTTCAGGCTTCATATCTTATTATAATCGGAATTAAAAAAGGTAACCCGTCATCATTCGTAGTATATGATCTTTATACTTCATCTATAAAATATAAGTTAAGGATTTTTGGTATAACTTTAGTAAACGAAATACGTAATGATAAGGTTAAAACTGAGAGGATCAAGAGGGGGTGTATTGGCTCACTTGATGATGACGAAATCAGGCATATGTTTATTGATCTGGGTTATTATTCTCTGTCTAAATGTGATGCATATGTTTCTGGTAAAATCGTGATATTAGGGGATCGTTTTAAGAAATTATATGAGATAAAATTCCTTGATTATAAAAATAACATTTTAGGTCCGATAATTCGTTTTATATACGATGAAAGTTCAAATTGA
- a CDS encoding prefoldin subunit beta produces the protein MTERIPPELKAEIVKLQQLQDQLNRVLTEKSVIDNQLREVNKVLQELTQLPSDATVYKMVGNLLVKVNKDDVQKELDEQKTILELRSRTYQNQEAKLRAQLEERQKKVNELMAKYYPQGGGVPKA, from the coding sequence ATGACCGAAAGAATTCCCCCGGAGTTAAAAGCTGAAATTGTAAAGCTTCAGCAATTACAAGACCAGCTTAATAGGGTTTTAACAGAAAAAAGTGTTATAGATAATCAATTGAGAGAAGTAAATAAAGTGTTACAAGAGTTAACACAGCTACCTTCAGATGCCACTGTTTATAAAATGGTCGGGAATTTACTGGTTAAAGTAAATAAAGACGATGTCCAGAAAGAATTAGATGAGCAAAAGACTATTTTAGAGTTAAGGTCAAGGACATATCAAAATCAGGAAGCTAAACTTAGGGCTCAACTTGAAGAGAGACAAAAGAAGGTTAATGAGCTGATGGCTAAATACTATCCACAAGGTGGCGGAGTGCCAAAGGCTTAA
- the xpf gene encoding 3'-flap repair endonuclease Xpf translates to MLRIYADYREKESGIPDLLRELGAVVVLENLSVADYVISEKIGIERKSVTDLVSSVFDKRFFDQLSRLKEVYEKPVLLIEGKLDYIKNITDRWNAISAAIISAVFDLDIKVIYSMTKRDSAYILYKIADKAFSSPQDNQKGVINLHDKPKFENLRDMQLYVIESLPYVGSKLAPKLLEKFGSIEEVCKASVSELEKVIGSRKRAEEIYKVLHTKYKSVEENNSKQDKKTRGILDFL, encoded by the coding sequence GTGTTACGTATATACGCTGATTATCGGGAAAAAGAAAGCGGAATCCCTGACTTGCTTAGAGAATTAGGTGCAGTTGTTGTACTAGAAAATTTAAGTGTAGCCGATTATGTTATATCAGAAAAAATCGGAATAGAGCGGAAATCAGTTACTGATTTAGTCTCTTCTGTGTTCGATAAAAGGTTTTTTGATCAACTATCTAGGCTAAAAGAGGTTTATGAAAAACCTGTTTTACTCATAGAAGGAAAACTGGACTATATAAAAAATATAACCGACAGATGGAATGCAATTAGTGCTGCGATAATTTCAGCAGTGTTTGATTTAGATATAAAGGTTATATACTCAATGACTAAAAGAGATAGCGCTTATATTCTGTATAAAATAGCAGATAAAGCGTTCTCTAGTCCTCAAGATAACCAGAAAGGTGTTATTAATTTACATGATAAACCAAAATTTGAAAACCTGAGAGATATGCAATTATATGTAATAGAGTCTTTACCTTACGTCGGATCTAAATTAGCTCCTAAGTTATTAGAAAAGTTTGGATCAATAGAAGAAGTGTGTAAAGCTTCGGTATCTGAATTAGAGAAAGTGATAGGAAGTAGAAAAAGGGCTGAAGAAATTTATAAGGTACTCCACACAAAATATAAAAGCGTAGAAGAAAATAATTCTAAGCAGGATAAAAAAACAAGGGGAATATTGGATTTTTTATAG
- the psmA gene encoding archaeal proteasome endopeptidase complex subunit alpha, whose translation MAFGPAAMGYDRAITIFSPDGSLYQVDYAFEAVRKGWTTLGVKTKSAVVLLSEKKKATQLLDVDNIEKVYLLDDHVGCSFAGLASDGRILIDYARSQALQHRLVYDEPINIDYLTKLVADIKQAYTQHGGVRPFGVALIIGGVDKGGVPKLLMTEPSGQFMPYYAVAIGQGGSTATEYFEKNYKEDLNVEDTILLALRALASTLKPGEKLTPSTVELGYATTDVGVFRKMSVEEKVSILQKL comes from the coding sequence TTGGCATTTGGACCTGCAGCAATGGGATATGATAGGGCTATAACTATATTCTCTCCTGATGGGTCTTTATACCAAGTAGACTATGCGTTTGAAGCAGTGAGAAAAGGATGGACTACTTTGGGAGTAAAGACAAAGTCAGCAGTAGTCCTACTGTCTGAAAAGAAGAAAGCTACACAATTATTGGATGTTGATAACATAGAAAAAGTTTACCTACTTGATGACCATGTAGGGTGTAGTTTCGCTGGGCTTGCATCTGACGGAAGAATACTTATTGATTATGCTAGGTCTCAAGCACTCCAGCATAGACTGGTTTATGACGAACCCATAAATATTGACTACCTTACAAAATTAGTTGCAGATATAAAACAAGCATATACTCAACACGGCGGGGTAAGACCTTTCGGAGTAGCGTTAATAATAGGTGGAGTTGATAAAGGTGGTGTGCCTAAACTTCTTATGACTGAGCCTAGCGGTCAATTTATGCCTTACTATGCAGTGGCTATAGGGCAAGGTGGTTCAACAGCCACTGAATATTTTGAGAAAAACTATAAGGAAGATCTAAATGTAGAAGACACAATACTCCTTGCTCTTAGGGCCCTAGCATCAACATTAAAACCGGGAGAAAAACTTACGCCTTCTACTGTAGAACTGGGATATGCTACCACAGATGTGGGGGTATTCAGAAAGATGTCTGTTGAAGAAAAGGTATCTATTCTTCAGAAGTTATAG
- the rrp41 gene encoding exosome complex exonuclease Rrp41 gives MMQVQKPRLILENGLRTDGRRPDEMRPIKIELGVLKNADGSAIFEMGNTKVLAAVYGPKEMHPRHLALPDRASLRVRYHMTPFSTDERKNPAPSRREIELSKVIREALESAVLTELFPRTVIDVFMEVLQADAGTRLVSLMAASMALADAGIPMRDLIAGVAVGKADGVIVLDLNEPEDMWGEADMPVAMLPSLGQVALLQLNGNMTPDEFRKGLELVQKGITEIYNLQKEALRKKYAEYKEE, from the coding sequence ATGATGCAAGTGCAGAAGCCAAGGCTAATACTTGAGAACGGTTTAAGGACTGACGGAAGAAGACCAGACGAAATGAGACCTATTAAAATAGAATTAGGCGTACTAAAAAACGCAGACGGTTCAGCTATCTTTGAAATGGGTAATACTAAAGTACTAGCTGCTGTATATGGACCAAAGGAGATGCATCCAAGGCATTTAGCATTACCAGACAGAGCTTCTTTGAGGGTCAGATATCATATGACGCCGTTTTCTACAGATGAAAGGAAAAACCCAGCTCCGAGCAGACGTGAAATTGAGTTATCAAAAGTTATAAGAGAGGCTTTAGAATCAGCAGTCTTAACAGAATTATTTCCTAGAACGGTGATAGATGTCTTTATGGAAGTATTACAAGCAGACGCGGGTACCAGGCTAGTTTCTTTGATGGCAGCGTCAATGGCATTGGCAGACGCGGGTATTCCTATGAGAGACCTGATAGCGGGAGTAGCTGTAGGTAAAGCAGATGGAGTAATAGTTCTTGATCTTAATGAACCAGAAGATATGTGGGGCGAAGCTGATATGCCTGTTGCTATGCTTCCTTCCTTAGGTCAAGTGGCTTTACTCCAGCTGAATGGTAACATGACGCCTGACGAATTTAGGAAAGGCTTAGAATTAGTACAAAAGGGTATAACAGAAATTTATAATCTTCAAAAAGAGGCATTAAGGAAAAAATACGCTGAATACAAGGAGGAGTAA